A window of the Lactuca sativa cultivar Salinas chromosome 5, Lsat_Salinas_v11, whole genome shotgun sequence genome harbors these coding sequences:
- the LOC111921050 gene encoding exocyst complex component EXO70H1: MRGLLYTSKASSPSYSYAQSPTRSSKASSPTHSFAQSPARTPRSSMSTPSHHQTFSASIIEEDLLYAEQIIRRWDLDSPFYTKVDYLFTGDRREARLFVKSVKNLQSAMHSFVSESASSEKIIHAQKLMQIAMKRLEKEFYQILSANRDVLDSESVSNHSSRARSSVSDDDDASEEDDRISSSGNTVSDGERVSVSEIVMADLKSVADCMISSGYAKECVKIYKIIRKSIVDETLYNLGVEKYSLNQVNKMEWEVIEPKIKTWVHAEKVAVKSLFYGERILCDYVFSSSEKIRESCFSDICKEKAIQLFEFPEFVAKSKKSMERMFRTLDLYNAISEQWPDIEMIFSFDSMVVVRTQAVTSLVKLGDAVRAMLTDFEAAIQKETSKTPVHGGGIHPLTRYVMNYLVFLSDYAVALSDIVADWPLQIQSPLPESYFSSTGSEESSSISARFAWLVLVLLCKIDASAELYRDVAQSYLFLVNNLNYIISKVHSSNLKLLIGEDWLVKHEQKLKQYAANYERMAWSKVMTSLPENPNNLPIEAVRECFRRFNLEFNYACRKQATWVIPDSKMRDEIKISVAKKISPVYRTFYDRYRDVFRGVDSVVRYAPDDLGNHLSDLFHSTGGPGSSGTGTPSHSSSSSSPLSRRR; this comes from the coding sequence ATGAGGGGTTTGCTTTATACATCAAAAGCTTCGTCACCTTCATATTCTTATGCTCAATCTCCGACGAGGTCATCGAAAGCTTCGTCACCTACACATTCATTTGCTCAATCTCCGGCTAGGACTCCAAGGTCTTCTATGAGCACTCCTTCTCATCATCAAACCTTTTCTGCTTCGATCATCGAAGAAGATTTGTTGTATGCCGAACAAATCATCCGGAGATGGGACCTTGATTCTCCGTTTTATACAAAAGTGGATTATCTGTTCACCGGAGACAGACGTGAAGCTCGATTGTTTGTGAAGTCGGTTAAGAATTTGCAGTCGGCGATGCATTCCTTTGTTTCGGAGAGTGCTAGCTCGGAGAAGATCATTCATGCGCAGAAGTTAATGCAGATTGCGATGAAGAGATTGGAGAAGGAATTTTATCAGATTTTATCCGCGAATAGAGATGTTCTTGACTCCGAGTCTGTTTCTAATCATTCCTCAAGAGCTAGATCAAGTGTCTCCGATGACGACGATGCTTCCGAAGAAGATGATCGGATTTCATCGTCTGGAAACACAGTTTCCGACGGAGAAAGAGTTTCCGTTTCAGAAATAGTTATGGCTGATCTTAAATCCGTTGCTGATTGCATGATCTCTTCTGGATATGCAAAAGAGTGTGTGAAGATATACAAAATTATCAGGAAATCCATTGTTGATGAGACACTGTATAATCTCGGAGTTGAGaaatacagtttaaatcaagttAACAAAATGGAATGGGAAGTAATCGAGCCCAAAATCAAAACCTGGGTACACGCTGAAAAAGTTGCTGTGAAATCTCTCTTCTACGGCGAAAGAATTCTCTGCGACTATGTGTTTTCGTCATCGGAGAAGATCAGAGAATCGTGCTTTTCCGATATCTGCAAGGAAAAAGCAATCCAGCTGTTTGAATTCCCGGAGTTCGTAGCGAAATCGAAGAAATCAATGGAGAGAATGTTCCGAACGCTGGATCTCTACAACGCGATTTCCGAGCAGTGGCCGGACATTGAAATGATCTTCTCGTTCGATTCAATGGTGGTCGTTCGGACACAGGCCGTCACTTCACTCGTGAAACTCGGCGACGCCGTCCGAGCAATGTTAACGGATTTTGAGGCGGCGATCCAGAAAGAAACATCCAAAACTCCGGTCCACGGCGGCGGCATTCATCCTCTAACACGTTACGTAATGAACTACTTAGTTTTCTTAAGCGACTACGCCGTAGCACTCTCTGACATTGTTGCGGACTGGCCACTTCAGATCCAGTCGCCATTGCCGGAATCGTACTTCTCAAGCACCGGTTCGGAAGAATCATCGTCCATCTCCGCCCGCTTCGCATGGTTGGTGCTGGTTTTGCTCTGTAAGATCGACGCCAGCGCTGAGCTCTACCGAGATGTAGCTCAGTCGTACCTTTTTCTAGTCAACAACTTAAACTACATCATTTCAAAGGTTCACAGCTCTAATCTAAAGCTCCTGATCGGAGAAGATTGGTTAGTGAAACACGAACAGAAACTGAAACAATACGCTGCAAATTACGAACGAATGGCATGGAGTAAAGTTATGACATCGTTGCCGGAGAATCCAAACAATTTACCGATTGAAGCAGTGAGGGAGTGTTTCAGACGATTCAATCTAGAATTCAACTACGCATGCCGGAAACAAGCCACCTGGGTCATCCCCGACTCGAAAATGCGAGACGAGATTAAAATCTCGGTGGCGAAAAAGATATCGCCGGTTTACCGGACGTTTTACGACAGATACAGAGATGTTTTCAGAGGTGTTGATTCAGTTGTCAGATATGCACCGGACGATTTGGGTAATCACTTGTCGGACTTGTTCCATAGTACCGGTGGTCCCGGAAGTTCCGGCACCGGAACGCCGTCGCATTCATCTTCGTCTTCTAGCCCTTTGTCGCGACGCCGGTGA